A single region of the Terriglobia bacterium genome encodes:
- a CDS encoding MFS transporter, which produces MSQDSPSKLQLTLGTGAFALCFAVFGTMSAMMPILSKQMQLSSVQKSIAVAVPVLLGSLGRIPLGMLTDRFGGRLVFSIVMVLSIVPAFLMGSVQDYPHLIAYGLLIGIGLASFSVGVGFVSGWYSAEKQGFALGVYGAGNIGQSLAAFGSPFIAAAAGVRWGFWTFGILLSVWLLIFVVLAQDAPRRTAAKSFGEIIRPLNDTRSWELSLFYFLTFGGFVAMAIYLPIFLTETFRLTPQDAGMRTAGFVVLATLMRPIGGTLADKIGGRTILKWVFPAVAVMAAFLACPMISTFTIGALGMAAAIGLGNGAVFKLLPEYFPASVGSVTGLVGAAGGLGGFFPPLVLGFIKEETGGFMWGFVLLGVFALISLAVLLGRRAPAKSVMTA; this is translated from the coding sequence ATGTCGCAAGATTCTCCCTCGAAGCTTCAATTGACGCTCGGCACAGGGGCATTCGCATTGTGCTTTGCTGTGTTTGGAACCATGTCGGCAATGATGCCAATACTGAGCAAGCAAATGCAGCTCAGTTCGGTCCAGAAGAGTATTGCCGTCGCTGTTCCGGTACTACTGGGAAGTTTAGGGCGCATTCCGCTCGGTATGTTGACGGACCGATTTGGCGGACGTTTGGTGTTCAGCATCGTTATGGTGCTGTCGATTGTTCCAGCGTTTCTCATGGGATCGGTCCAGGATTACCCCCACCTGATCGCGTACGGTTTGTTGATTGGCATTGGACTCGCGAGTTTCTCGGTAGGCGTCGGATTCGTCAGCGGGTGGTATTCCGCTGAGAAGCAAGGATTCGCACTTGGCGTCTACGGTGCCGGCAATATCGGTCAATCGCTTGCTGCCTTTGGTTCGCCTTTCATCGCCGCCGCTGCAGGAGTGCGTTGGGGATTCTGGACATTCGGGATTCTGCTGAGCGTATGGCTCCTTATCTTCGTGGTGCTCGCACAGGACGCACCTCGTCGCACCGCGGCGAAGTCATTCGGCGAGATAATTCGCCCGCTCAATGACACTCGGAGCTGGGAACTCAGCCTGTTTTATTTCCTCACCTTCGGTGGATTTGTCGCCATGGCCATCTACCTGCCAATCTTTCTTACGGAAACGTTCAGGCTGACTCCGCAGGATGCTGGAATGAGAACCGCGGGATTCGTGGTACTCGCAACGTTGATGCGTCCGATCGGCGGCACCTTGGCAGATAAAATTGGCGGGCGTACGATTCTGAAGTGGGTGTTTCCCGCCGTTGCAGTGATGGCAGCATTTCTGGCCTGCCCAATGATCTCCACCTTCACGATTGGGGCTCTCGGCATGGCAGCCGCCATTGGGTTGGGCAATGGAGCAGTGTTCAAGCTTCTGCCCGAGTATTTTCCCGCATCGGTGGGGAGTGTGACGGGGTTGGTCGGGGCCGCTGGCGGCCTCGGCGGATTTTTCCCGCCATTGGTGCTCGGTTTCATTAAGGAAGAAACCGGTGGGTTTATGTGGGGCTTTGTTCTCCTTGGAGTATTCGCACTCATCTCTCTCGCCGTACTCCTTGGAAGACGCGCACCAGCAAAAAGTGTTATGACGGCGTAA
- a CDS encoding MFS transporter yields the protein MKPVPAARGSDTVHATVWGLVVAFVLIAGIVVGSRGLRDFDPALVSYAGATVFAGFGIGYRYAMWLRRPPTRMYWYRGWQIFIKPKKLLGNIGHLGQIFWNNILLQRFIERRSKVRWTAHWFIAWGCLLAAAVTFPLSFGWIRFETARDTQDIYTAFVFGIHMGSFHLGTPVAALAFNILDISAVMVLIGIFFAMWRRGRDHGAMAVQQFSSDLLPLILLFSISITGLFLTASTHLMRGLHYVVLSQIHAVTVIITLLYLPFGKFFHIFQRPAQLGVDFYKRAGEAGAEALCLRCGQPYGTRLQMDDLKDVQSALAIKYQMADGTHYQDVCPACRRKNLALTQDALWKSPNIELRGI from the coding sequence ATGAAACCTGTTCCTGCAGCACGTGGTTCGGACACGGTACATGCGACAGTGTGGGGCTTGGTTGTCGCGTTCGTACTCATTGCTGGCATCGTGGTGGGGAGCCGCGGATTGCGCGATTTCGATCCGGCACTTGTCTCCTACGCCGGTGCGACAGTGTTCGCCGGCTTTGGCATCGGGTACCGCTATGCCATGTGGCTGCGGCGGCCGCCAACGCGAATGTACTGGTATCGCGGATGGCAGATCTTTATCAAGCCGAAGAAACTCCTTGGCAACATTGGCCATCTGGGCCAGATCTTCTGGAACAACATCCTCCTGCAACGCTTTATTGAGCGGCGGTCGAAGGTGCGCTGGACTGCGCACTGGTTCATAGCCTGGGGATGCCTGCTGGCAGCGGCAGTTACTTTTCCGCTCTCATTCGGATGGATTCGGTTCGAAACTGCGCGCGACACGCAGGACATTTACACCGCATTCGTGTTCGGCATTCACATGGGCAGCTTCCATCTCGGAACTCCGGTCGCCGCTCTCGCATTCAACATCCTGGACATATCGGCGGTCATGGTGCTCATCGGCATCTTTTTCGCGATGTGGCGCCGCGGCCGGGATCACGGCGCAATGGCGGTGCAGCAGTTTTCAAGCGATCTCTTGCCTTTGATACTTCTGTTCTCAATATCGATTACGGGACTATTTCTCACGGCTTCCACGCACTTGATGCGCGGACTTCATTATGTCGTTCTATCGCAAATCCACGCCGTCACCGTGATCATCACGTTGCTCTACTTGCCCTTCGGCAAGTTCTTCCATATCTTCCAGCGTCCTGCACAACTCGGAGTCGATTTCTATAAGCGGGCAGGCGAAGCTGGCGCCGAAGCTCTCTGCCTGCGCTGCGGCCAGCCGTATGGAACCAGGTTGCAGATGGATGACCTGAAGGATGTTCAATCTGCGCTCGCAATCAAGTATCAGATGGCGGACGGCACGCATTACCAGGACGTCTGTCCGGCATGCCGGCGCAAGAACCTGGCATTAACACAAGACGCATTGTGGAAGTCGCCGAACATAGAGTTGCGAGGGATCTGA